The genome window GAGGTGCAGCAGGTGACCGTGGACGTGGACGCTTACAGGCGCCGCCGCGACCGCCTGTATGCCGAGTTGACGCGCATCGGTTACGACGTGGTGCGTCCCGGAGGTGCGTTTTATTTTTTCCCGAAATCGCCGCTGGCCGATGAAATCGAGTTCATCGAGATCCTGACGGCGAAGAAAGTGCTGGTGGTGCCGGGGCGGGGCTTCGGCGCGCCGGGTTATTTCCGTCTTTCGTACTGCTTTCCGGATGCGGTCATTGAGGGCGCGCTGCCGGGACTGGAGGCGGCCTTTCAGGAGGCCCAAAACCGGTAATTGCCGATGCGGGAGAATCCAATTGCGGTTTCCGCGCATCCAACAATTTGATAGAATACAAGCAATCATTTCCATCCAGACAAACCATTCACTGGAAAACGACCATGAGTTTGACGCAAGACCAGATCAGTCGTTACAGCCGCCATTTGCTGTTGCCCGAAGTGGGTGTGGAAGGCCAGGAGAAAATCTGCAATTCGAAAGTGCTGTGCATCGGCACCGGCGGATTGGGGTCTCCGGTTTCTCTGTATCTCGCTGCGGCGGGCGTCGGCACCTTGGGGCTGATCGACTTCGACGTTGTGGACCAAAGCAACCTGCAACGCCAGATCGCGCACGGCGAATCCACCGTGGGCGTGCTCAAAACCGAATCCGCGAAAAGGCGGATCAACGACATCAATTCCGACGTGAACGTCGTGTTGTATAACGAGCGCCTGACCTCGGAAAACGCTCTCACTATTTTCAAGGACTGGGACGTCATCGTCGATGGCACCGACAACTTCCCGACCCGCTACCTGGCGAACGACGCCTGCGTGTTGCTGGGCAAACCGTACGTGTACGGCTGCATCCTGCGCTTCGAAGGCCAGGTTTCGGTGTTCGGCGCGGGCGACGGCCCCTGTTACCGCTGCCTGTATCCGGAACCGCCGCCTCCCGGCCTCGTGCCCAGTTGCGCCGAAGGCGGGGTGCTGGGCGTGTTGTGCGGCATCATCGGTTGCCTGCAAACCAACGAAACGCTGAAGATCATCCTCGGACAGGGCGACACGATGAGCGGCCGCCTGCTGATCTTCGATTCGCTGGCCACGAAATTCCGGGAAATGAAACTGCGCCGCGACAAAAACTGCCCGATCTGCGGCGACACCCCCACCATCAAGGAACTGATCGATTATGAACAGTTCTGCGGGATTTTGCCGCCGCAGGACGACCCTGCCGACCGGGACATGGAAATCGAACCGGAAACCGTCAAGCAGATGCTCGACGCCGGCAAGAATTTTCGTTTCATCGACGTGCGCGGCGAAGGCGAACGGCAGATCTGCCGCATCGATGCGGCCACGCTGATTCCGCTCGATGTGATCGAAGAACGGAATGTAGAGAAGTTGAACGGCCTGCAGAAATCCGATGAAATCGTGATCCATTGCAAGAGCGGCGTGCGCAGCCTGAAGGCGGCGAAAGCCCTCAAAGACATGGGGTTCGACAACGTGAAAAGCATGCGCGGCGGTATTTTGGAGTGGTCCGAAAAAATCGATTCCACGGTGCCGCAGTATTAAGCGTTCAATTAGGCTTGCCTAGG of Nitrospina watsonii contains these proteins:
- the moeB gene encoding molybdopterin-synthase adenylyltransferase MoeB: MSLTQDQISRYSRHLLLPEVGVEGQEKICNSKVLCIGTGGLGSPVSLYLAAAGVGTLGLIDFDVVDQSNLQRQIAHGESTVGVLKTESAKRRINDINSDVNVVLYNERLTSENALTIFKDWDVIVDGTDNFPTRYLANDACVLLGKPYVYGCILRFEGQVSVFGAGDGPCYRCLYPEPPPPGLVPSCAEGGVLGVLCGIIGCLQTNETLKIILGQGDTMSGRLLIFDSLATKFREMKLRRDKNCPICGDTPTIKELIDYEQFCGILPPQDDPADRDMEIEPETVKQMLDAGKNFRFIDVRGEGERQICRIDAATLIPLDVIEERNVEKLNGLQKSDEIVIHCKSGVRSLKAAKALKDMGFDNVKSMRGGILEWSEKIDSTVPQY